From the genome of Sphingobacterium kitahiroshimense, one region includes:
- a CDS encoding HAD family hydrolase, translated as MKIIIFDLDGTLLDTLQDLGDSCNMILEQYGYPTHPLESYKKFVGNGVRMLIERALPQDARTDDTIPHLLSAFKKYYEEKAESHTKPYAGIIQLLQDLQSSGYLISIASNKYHEAVLPLVAKYFSEISFDLILGHRNGHPAKPNPDIVFDTLNILNVKPDDCFYVGDSSVDMDTAKNAGVQAIGVSWGFREVEELKRHGATFIIDKPKQLLDILTSSSISLQ; from the coding sequence TGAAGATTATAATATTTGATTTAGACGGAACATTGTTAGATACGTTACAAGATTTGGGTGATAGTTGCAATATGATCCTTGAGCAATATGGTTATCCAACTCATCCTCTTGAATCTTACAAGAAATTTGTAGGGAATGGTGTCCGAATGCTTATCGAAAGAGCACTGCCTCAAGATGCGAGGACAGACGATACTATACCCCACCTACTTTCAGCATTTAAGAAATATTACGAAGAAAAAGCCGAGAGCCATACTAAACCATATGCCGGTATTATTCAATTATTACAAGATCTGCAATCGTCAGGTTATTTGATTTCGATTGCATCTAATAAATATCATGAGGCTGTCCTGCCATTGGTGGCAAAATATTTTTCAGAGATTTCATTTGATCTGATATTGGGTCATCGAAATGGACATCCGGCTAAACCCAATCCTGATATTGTATTCGATACACTCAATATACTGAACGTAAAACCTGATGATTGCTTTTATGTCGGTGATTCGTCGGTCGATATGGATACTGCCAAAAATGCTGGTGTGCAAGCAATCGGGGTCTCATGGGGCTTTCGCGAAGTCGAAGAATTAAAGCGACATGGAGCAACATTCATTATTGATAAACCGAAGCAACTGCTGGATATTTTG